Genomic segment of Agrobacterium larrymoorei:
ACGCTTCTGACCGCCTATCCAGTTCTGGCATGGCTCGTCGCAGCACCGACTTTCGGTAAAATGCTGGCCGCGCTGCTGTGGTTGTCCTTCCTTTATGGCAGCTACAACGGCGCGATGGTCGTGGCCCTGACCGAGATCGTGCCGAAGGATGTACGCACGACGGGCTTTTCGCTGGCCTATGCGCTGGCAACGGCTCTGTTCGGCGGCTTCACGCCGCTGGTCTCGACATGGCTGATCGAGGTAACCGGCAATCACGCGGCACCCGGCATGTGGATGGCCTTTGCCGGTCTCTGCGGTTTGTTGGCTACGATTGCGGTCTACTGGTCTGCCAGCGGTCGTAACGACCGTGGCGTTCCCGCTGCAACGCCTTACGGCTCCGCCTGATCTTTAGAGACGAAGCCATCGAAGGGCCGTACCTCCATTTTTGAGGCGCGGCTTTTTTATTGTTTCAACGTTTCAAATATCCGCTTGAAATCCGCCCGCAAGAATGACTTCCTTTTCAAATCTGATTTGAGGGGGATACTGAAATGCCGATTGAAAACTGGTTGGCTTTCGTTGCCGCATCCGCCATCATGCTGGCCATTCCTGGCCCGACCATCCTTCTGGTGATTTCCTATGCGCTGGGCCATGGGCGCAAGGCGAGCAGTGCGACTGTTGCGGGCGTCGCGCTTGGCGATTTTACCGCGATGACCGCTTCCATGCTGGGCCTCGGTGCCTTACTTGCGGCCTCGGCTTCGCTCTTCACCGTGCTGAAATGGGTTGGCGCGGCCTATCTGATCTACCTCGGCATCAAGCTGTGGCGCGCGCCCGTTGCAAGCGCGGCTGCGGGCGAGGGTGATGTGACGGCACGCGAGCGTCCGCTCAAGATATTCCTCCACACTTATATTGTGACGGCGCTGAACCCGAAGAGCATCGTCTTCTTCGTGGCCTTCCTGCCGCAGTTTCTGGTGCCAACGCTGCCCTTCTGGCCGCAGGTCGTTATTTTCGAAGTTACTTTTCTTGTGCTTGCCACCTGCAATGCGGCTCTTTATGGATTGCTGGCAAGTGCTGCGCGCAACACCATCCGCAAGCCAAACGTCCAGCTTCTCGTCAATCGCACCGGCGGCAGCCTGCTGATCGGCGCCGGTCTGCTGGCTGCGGGCTGGAGAAAAGCCGCCACATAAAAGAGCTGCACGGGCGCTCCAAGCAAGGAGCGCTACCGAAATCGTGCGGCGCAAGTCTGGATCGAATACATGTCAGTGCCGCACATTCTTCTTGCCCTCATCACCGTGTTTTTGTGGGGCTTCAATTTCGTGGTGATCAAAGTCGGCGTCATGGATATGCCGCCGCTTTTCCTGACCGCGCTGCGTTATCTCTTCGCCGCCGTGCCGCTGATCTTCTTTCTGAAAAAGCCGCAGGTGCCGTGGAAGCATATGATCGTTTACGGCATGGTCATGGGCTGCGCGCAGTTCGGCCTGCTTTACACGGCCATCAAATGGGGTCTGCCCGCAGGGCTCGCCTCGCTGGTCATGCAGTCTCAGGCCTTTTTCACCATGGCGCTTGCGGTTACGCTCTTAGGTGAAATTCCGCTGAAATCCCACATTGCCGGTGCCGCCGTGGCTTTTGGCGGCCTTGCGGTCATCGGTCTGGAGCGCCTCGATATAACGGCGCTGGTGCCTTTGCTGATGTGCATCGGTGCCGCTTTCAGCTGGGCCATCGGCAATATCGTCAATCGCAAGGTCGGTCGCGTCAACGCCATTTCCTTCGTTGCGTGGACGAGCCTCGTGCCGGTGCTTCCGCTGGTTCTCCTGTCTCTGGTGCTTGAAGGCCCGCAGGCCATCAGCGATGGCCTTGCCAACGCCAACATGCTGACGGCAATGGTGGTCATCTACATGGCCTATGGCGCGACAATCTTCGGGGCAGGGATATGGAGCTTCCTTCTGCTGCGTTATCCGGCAGGAACTGTCGCGCCATTCTCGCTGCTGGTGCCGATTGTCGGCTTCCTCGGTGCCTATTTCGCTTTTGCAGAACATATTACGCTGCTGGAAATCATCGGCAGCGCGCTGGTCGTAGCCGGTCTGGCGCTCAATGTGTTTGGCCGCCGCCTGTCTTTCGGTCGCAAGCGGTCCAGCGCGGCATGAGGCGCAAGCAATTCCCTGTGCATTGTTGCGATGCGCAGGGGCATTTGCTTAAAATTTTGGTAAAGAGGGTGTTCGCTGGCCAAACAGACTCTTAGAGTCGGCGCATCATCCAATTCAATTCGCAGGGACGTGTAAAGTGCAGGTCGGCATCGACATGGGAACGCTTTCGGGCGGGCAGGCTGCCAAGCTCGATATTGAGGAATTGCTCGCCACGCGTCTGCTGGTGCAGGGAAATTCCGGTTCCGGCAAGTCGCATCTTCTGCGCCGCCTGCTGGAACAATCCGCCCAATGGGTGCAGCAGGTCATCATCGATCCCGAGGGTGATTTCGTCACGCTGGCGGATAAGTTCGGGCATATCGTGGTGGATGGCGAACGCACGGAAGCGGAGCTTGCGGGCATTGCCAACCGCATTCGCCAGCACCGCGTTTCCTGCGTTCTGACGCTGGAGGGACTCGATATCGAGCAGCAGATGCGCGCCGCTGCCGCTTTCCTCAATGGAATGTTCGATGCGGATCGCGAATATTGGTATCCGGTTCTCGTGGTGGTGGACGAGGCGCAGATGTTTGCGCCTTCCGTCGGAGGTGAAGTGACCGAAGATGCGCGCAAGGCTTCTCTCGGCGCCATGACCAACCTCATGTGTCGTGGCCGTAAGCGCGGGCTTGCAGGTGTGATTGCTACGCAGCGTCTGGCAAAGCTTGCCAAGAACGTGGCGGCGGAAGCCTCCAACTTCCTGATGGGCCGCACCTTTCTCGATATCGATATGGCGCGCGCTGCCGATCTTCTCGGCATGGATCGCCGTCAGGCGGAAATGTTCCGTGATCTTCAGCGCGGCAATTTCGTCGCCCTCGGCCCGGCTCTATCGCGCCGCCCCCTGCCGATTGTCATCGGCAAGGTGGAGACATCCGCCCGCTCGTCTTCGCCGAAACTCATGCCGCTGCCGGATGCCCCGCAGGATGTGGAAGATCTGATCTTCACGCCCGACCCGGAAGAGTTCAACCGTCCAATGGTGCGCCGCACGCCGCCCGCGCCACGCCCGACGACGGATATTCTGGCAGAGCTTTCCCGCTCCACGCCTGCCGCGGTGTCGCCTGCTTCCGACCAGCCGCAGCGTAGCAGCCAGCAGGATATGACGCCGGAAGAGCGCGAGGAAAAGATCGCCACGGTTCTGTCCGAAATTCTGGATGACCCGCAATCTGCCTATCGCACCGATGCCGTGCTCTATCAGGACTTCCTTGTCCGCGCGCGTATGCGCCGCATTCCCGGCACGCCCATGTCGCTATCCGATTTCCGCCGCCAGATCGCGATTACCCGCTCCGGCGTGGATGTGGAGATGGCTGCCAGCGAAAACTGGGAGAAGGCGCTGGAGCTTTCAAAAAACGTTTCGGACGACCTTCAGGGCGTCTTCCTGCTGCTGGTCAAAGCCGCTTTGGCAGAAGAACCATGCCCGTCGGACGCCCGTATCGCCCGCGCCTACGGCACCCACTCCGCCCGCCGCGCAAGGCGCTTGCTGGGTTACTTCGAAGAGAAGGAACTGGTGGTAGTGCATGCCGATTTCTCCGGCAAACGCATCGTTGCCTTCCCGGACCTCGATGCCAAGACCGCACCGGGTGATGCGGATGCGGCGGATGGGGATGTGAGCCTGGCGGCTGAGTGAGGCGAAGGCGTCTCTATGTTCTCCGTCATGCTCGGGCTTGTCCCCCTTCTGTCCGGTTAAACTGGGTGGGTAGTTTGGGGCGAGAACAGCTCCCCCACCCGTCACCCCGCACTTGATGCGGGGTCCAGCAGACGCGCGTCTGCGCGGCGAAAGAGTCTTTCAGACCAAGGACTTGGTCTGACTGGATACCGGGTCAAGCCCGGTATGACGGAAGTGGGGTTGCACCGTCGCCACCATACAGCGAACGCGGTTAAAGCGTGTCTCAACCGGATTTGAAGGATGGAATTGCAATGCATTCAAAGCCTTGTCTCGCATCCGTACATTTAAACCGGACAGCAGTGGGCTTGTCCCGAGCATCTGCAACGTTAAAATTCGCTCGACGTGGTTGGATCCTCGGCACAAGGCCACTGCTGTCCGGTTTAAATTTCTGGACAAGGCGCATGACATTGATTCTACTCGGTTTCAGACGTTTCGCGGCGATCTGGACACGAACAGGAGATCAACGTCATGCGCCACCAGAATAGCGTTTTTCATCAAATACAGAAGCATGTTCCCTGGCAGGTCTTCGAAGGGCTTGTGGATAAGTACAAGGGCGATCACAGGGTTCGGCGGTTTTCGATGAAGGACCAGTTGCTGGCGCTTCTGTTTGCTCAACTTTCCGGCGCGCAAAGCCTGCGCGAGATCGAGGCAGGGCTGTCGAGCCACCGCAACCAGCTTTATCATCTGGGTGCCCACGGCGTGGCGCGCTCCACCCTTGCCGATGCCAATGCCACAAGGCCTGCGGACGTCTTTGCCGATCTGTTTTCCCATATGGCGGCTGCCGCCAGCCGAAGAACCCGTCGCCATATCCGCGATGCGGTGCGCCTGCTCGACGCCACCCGCGTCGCCGTCTCCTCCATGAGCAATGGTTGGGCCGATATGGTCAGCGGGCGCAGAGCCGCCAAGCTGCATGTCGCCTACGATCCGAATGGCGACATCCCCATGGCGATGACCATGACAGGCCAGAGAACCAACGACATCGTGCCCGCAAAGGCCATGCCGATCGAACCCGGCATGACCTATGTCTTTGATCTGGCTTACTATGATTTCGCGTGGTGGGCAGCGCTGGACCGGGCAGGCTGCCGCTTCGTCACACGGCTTAAGACCAACACGCATCTTCAGGCCGCCACCGAACAGCCTCCAAGCGAGAGCGATCACATCCTGTGCGACAGGATCGGGCTGTTGGCACAACGCATGGCGCGCTCGAGACGCAATCCCTTTTCCGAACCGTTGCGCGAGATCGCGGTGCGGATCGACACGGGCAGGACCATCCGGCTCGTCACCAACGATCTGGATGCGCCAGCCGAAGAGATTGCCGAGCTTTACAAACAGCGCTGGCAGATCGAACTGTTCTTTAAATGGGTCAAGCAGAACCTCAGGATACGCCATTTCTTCGGAGCATCCGAAAACGCCGTGCGCATCCAGACCTATGTCGCCCTCATCGCCTATCTTGTGCTGCGCATGGCGCAGGCCTGCCAGAGCGCCATCACGCAACCGCTCACCTTCACCCCCCTCGTACGCCTCAACCTCATGCACAAAAGGCGATCCGACCAACTCCTTAAACCACCCACACAACCGTCCAAATCCCCAAACCAGATGGTGCTGATGTGGGACTGAAATTTAAACCGGACAGTAGTGGCACAAGGCCGAGGATGACGTCGAGAGCTTATCTACAAAAAAAAAGGCGGGTTTCCCCGCCTTTTCCGTGCCAAAGCAAAGCCGATCAAACCTCGTCGATCACCTTCTTCTCGTTGCGCGTCGCAAACAGCGAGCCGACGACACCCGTCACAAGGATCGCCAGCGTGATGCCGAGCGAGATGGACGGAGGGATTTTTGCGATGCCCAGCATGTCCGCAAGGAAGATTTTCGAGCCGACAAATACCAGAACCGCAGCCAGAGCATATTTGAGATATGCGAAGCGGTGGATTAGGGCGGCGAGCGCAAAGTAGAGAGCGCGCAGGCCAAGGATCGCGAAGATGTTCGAGGTGTAGACGATAAACGGATCGGTGGTGATCGCGAAGATCGCCGGGATAGAATCGACCGCAAAGATCAGGTCGGCGATTTCGACCATGATGAGCGCGAGAAACAGCGGCGTCACGAAAGTCTTCAGTTTGCCGGTCTTTTCGTCGTGCTTCTTGATGAAGAAGCGTTCCTCATAAAGCCTGTCGGTAACGGGCAGGCGGGTGCGGAGGAACTTCAGGATCGGGTTTTTGCCGATATCCTGCTCTTCATGGTCGGCTGAGAAGAGCATCTTTACGCCGGTGAACACGAGGAAGGCCGCAAAGAGGTAGAGCACCCATTCGAAGTTTTCGACAATGGCAGCGCCAGCCGCAATCATGATGCCGCGCAGAACGATTACGCCGAGAATACCCCAGAGCAGCACGCGGTGCTGGTACTGGCGCGGGATCGCGAAGTAGGAGAAAATCATGGCGATGATGAAGATATTGTCCATCGCCAGGCTTTTTTCCACCACGAAGCCGGTGACGTATTCCATGGCAGGCTGCTGGCCGGACTGGTACCAAATCCAGCCGCCGAAGGCCAAACCGATGACGATGTAGAAGGCGGACATCAGCAGACTTTCGCGTATGCCGATTTCCTTGGAGTTCTTATGAAGCACGCCCAGATCGAGCGCGAGAAGGCCTAAAACGAGAATAATGAAGACGGCCCACATCCATGTAGCCGTGCCGAGAAAATCCGTAAACAGGAAGTCCATCAGTCAACCCTTGTCCGGACGAGGTTGGCTTTATGGTTGGGGAACGCGTGATAGACATAGACGTGGCCCCAACCTTAAGAGACTCGACATCGCGTATTGTCCGGTAATACGCCAGAGGGGCCCGAGTCCTGATCACAACGGGGAAATAATGTGGCTAAAAGGCGTTTCAAGAGCCGCTAAGAAGTTTTTTTCTCGTTGACAATTTTATGAAGGGCACATAGAAGCCCCATCAACGCCGGGCAGCAATGTCCGGTGTGTTTCGTTGGTTGCCCTGCAGCTTGAACTGTCGTTCGGCAATCGACTTTAACCGACATGTCCCGTGGCTTCTCCATTCGCAAATGTGAGAAACCTGTCAGAGGTCCTAAATCGGACTTCAGAGGAGGGCGTGTTTCCTTAAACCGGCTTGGCAACAGGCTGGTGTAACGTTCTGAAAGGAAATGCGATGAGCAAGCGCGAATCGTCCAAGTACAAAATTGACCGCCGCATGGGCGAAAACATCTGGGGCCGTCCTAAGTCTCCAGTAAACCGCCGCGAATACGGCCCGGGCCAGCACGGCCAGCGCCGCAAGGGCAAGCTTTCCGACTTCGGTACGCAGCTGCGCGCCAAGCAGAAGCTGAAGGGCTATTACGGCGAAATCCGTGAAAAGCAGTTCCGCGCAACCTACGACGAAGCTAACCGTCGCAAGGGTGACACCTCCGAAAACCTGATCGGCCTGCTTGAGTCGCGTCTGGACGCAATCGTCTACCGCGCAAAGTTCGTTCCGACCGTTTTCGCTGCTCGCCAGTTCATCAACCATGGCCACGTCACGGTTAACGGCGTTCGCGTCAACATCGGTTCCTACCGTTGCAAGGTTGGCGACGTTATCGAAGTTCGCCAGAAGTCCAAGCAGCTCGCAATCGTTCTCGAAGCAGTTGCTCTGGCTGAGCGTGACGTTCCTGACTACATCGAAGTCGATCACAACAAGATGGTTGCGACCTTCGCTCGCGTACCGGCTCTGTCTGACGTTCCTTACGCCGTCATCATGGAACCGCATCTGGTCGTCGAATTCTACTCGCGTTAATCTGCGTTTAGCTTCAATAGAAAAAGCCGCCCTTCGAGGCGGCTTTTTTGTTTTTGGGTGTCGTTGCCGCTGCATTCCTGTCATTTCGGCCCTGAGCTTCAGCGGGCGAGGGACCGACGTTTCTGGCTTCGCAAGATTTAGACTAGACAGAAGTAACACCCACGGCGTCATCCTCGGGCTTGACCGAGGATCCATAAACGTCAGAGAAATCAAAGGGTTGTGGATCCTCGGGTCAAGCCCGAGGATGACGCCGTGGCCGAAGCAATGGCGGCGGGGATGGCTGGCGGAGGTGGCTTAGCAGAATATCAAGCTGCCGCCGCGCGTTGCGCCAAAAGCCGCTCCACCAGCGCCGCATCCAGCGCATCGAAACTGTCTATCACCACGCTGGGCTCAAGCTCTGCCATCGGAACATCCGTGTAACCGAATGTCACGCCAATCGATGGGACGTTGGCGTTTTTGGCTGCCAGAATATCGTTCACGCTATCGCCCACCATTACACTGCGGCTGGCATCGCCTCCGGCCTTCTCGATAGTGCCGAGAATGTGACGGCCATCGGGTTTGCGCCATTCGAAGGTGTCGCCGCAGGTGATTGCCTTGAAACGGTCCTTCAAGCCAAGCTTTTCAAGCAGGGGAATTGCCAGCACCGTCGTCTTGTTGGTGCACACGGCCAACGTGAAGCCTGCGGCGTCCAGGCGGTCCAGTGCTTCGGTTAGGCCGGGGTAAGGGGTGCTTTCGCCGGGCATGTGCTCGATGTAATGGGCGATGAAGCGCTCGTAGAGCGGCTCGATCTCTGCCTCCGGCAACTCCCTGTTTCTCAGGGCAAAAGCGCGCTTGATCATGACGCGGGCACCCTGTCCGACGAGGTGGGTCAGGTCGTTGAACGTCACCGGTTCTAGATCGGCAGTGGCGATGGTGTAATTCAGGCTGTCGATCAGATCCGGTGCGGTATCGATGAGCGTGCCGTCAAGATCGAATATCACTAGGGGAGAAGTCAAAGAGGAAACCTCGTCTGTCAGTGCGGGTATCCAACAAAGCTAGCGCATCGGGCGGAAAATCGAAATCGATTTTCGTATCCTTCGCTTCGGCAAGTGAGTGGAGCGACGGAATCCGCATATCATTCGTAAGGCAGATCGCCATTTCGAACGAAACCCCTGAATGGCTCATTTTGGATCAGCAAAAAGGCTTTCGTTTGGGTTTCGACCCGTGTAAACACGAGGCCTGTCGCACGGATGGCGTTGTTATTTCGATGCCTATAGTGCAATTGACCAGTAGAAGCGTTCTTCGCGTGGCTGCATTGCCGGGCGTGAGTTTGAGTGGAGTTGCAGGCGCATGGATGCCCGACAAATGAAGATCAAGGCTGCCGAGGCGGCGTTGTCCTACGTCGAAGATGGCATGCGGTTGGGCATCGGAACCGGCTCCACGGCGGAAGAATTCGTTCGCCTGCTGGCTGAAAAAGTATCGAACGGTTTGAGAGTTCAGGGCGTTCCGACTTCCGAGCGCACCGCGCGGCTTTGCGTGGAACTCGGCGTTCCGCTGAAGTCTCTGGACGAATTGCCTGAGCTCGATCTCACCATCGATGGTGCGGATGAAGTGGATCATGCGTTGCGGCTGGTCAAGGGTGGTGGCGGCGCGCTGCTGCGCGAGAAAATCGTCGCTGCCGCATCGTCGCGCATGATCGTGATTGCGGATCAGACCAAGGTTGTCGAGGTCCTTGGCGCGTTTCCGCTGCCCATCGAGATCAATGCCTTCGGCCTTTCGGCCACGCGCATCGCCATCGAAAAGCTGGCGTCCAGAATGGGTCTTTCCGGCGAATTGAAGCTGCGTTCTTCCGAGGACGGGCCGTTCAAAACGGATGGCGGACACCTGATTTTCGACGCATCATTTGGCCGTATTCCTGATGCAGAAGCGCTGGCACGTGAGCTGAACACGATTCCGGGCGTCGTAGAGCACGGACTTTTCATCAATTTGGCATCGCTTGCCATTATCGCCGGGCCGGATGGCGCCCGCGTAATGCAGGCGTAAATATAACAGGAGCGAGAGATTTCATGATCAAACTAGCGGGACTGGGCAAAGCTGCCGCTGCTTCGATCCTTATTTCCGGTTTCGTGTTCGGCACAGCCGCGCGCGCGCAGGAAATTTCGGCGGAGCACATTGCTGCTGCAAAGCAGGCAATCGCGGCGCTCGGTGTGACTGATCGTTTCGACAATATTCTGCCGGGTCTGGCAGAGCGTCTGAAGGGCGAGCTCATCCAGGCATCGCCGAACGTTCAGGATGCCATCACCGCAACGGTCGATGCCAAGGCGCTGGAACTCGCACCACGCCGTGCCGATCTGGAGCGTGAAGCGGCTCTCACCTATGCACGCGCTTTCTCGGTGGAAGAGCTGAAGGCCATTTCTGCGTTCTACGGCAGCGAAACCGGCAAGAAGCTTCTGAAGGACGGCCCGATTGCCACGCGCGAACTGATGAAGGCCGCCGATATCTGGGCCGCTGGCATCAACCGCGATCTGAACGCTTCCAGCATGACGGAACTTCAGAAGGTTGCCGGCGCTGATCTTCAGCCGCTGCCTGCAAACGAGTCCGGTGTTGGCGGCGCTCCTGCCGCTCCGGCGCCGAAGCCCTGATTGGCTGTTGACGTTCAGTTTTTTTCAAAGCCCGGAAGCAATTCCGGGCTTTTCTTTTGTGCGCTGCGACACCTATATGAGCATCAACACGGTGCATCTGCACCGCGCGCCGCATGAAACGCAATTCGGCGCTTAACATATTGATTTTACGCAATCCACACGGCGAACACGCCCATGTGCAGCGGCGTAGGACAGGGGTTTACGATGGCATCTTTCGACTGTGATCTTTTCGTTATCGGTGGCGGCTCCGGCGGCGTGCGCAGCGCGCGCGTTGCGGCATCGCTCGGCAAGCGCGTCGGCATTGCCGAAGAGTATCGCTACGGTGGAACCTGCGTCATTCGTGGCTGCGTGCCGAAGAAGCTTTTCGTCTACGCATCGCAATATCCCGAACACTTCGAAGATGCCGCTGGCTTCGGCTGGAATGTCGGTGCGAGCACCTTCAACTGGAAGAAGCTGATTTCTGCCAAGGACAAGGAAATCGAGCGTCTCGAGGGCCTTTACCGCAAGGGTCTGGAAAACGCGAAGGCCGATATTTTCGACAGCCGTGCGGAGTTGATCGACTCGCATACCGTGAAGCTGGTGAAGACCGGCCAGACCGTGACTGCCGAGCGCATCGTGATTGCCGTTGGCGGCACGCCGAACGAGCATGCGTCGCTGCCGGGCCATGAGCTGACGATCTCCTCCAATGAAGCCTTCCATCTGGATGAACTGCCGAAGTCTATCCTGATTGCGGGCGGTGGTTACATCGCGGTCGAGTTCGCAAATATCTTTCATGGCCTGGGTGTCGAGACGACCCTGATCTATCGCGGCAAGGAAATCCTCAACGGTTTCGATGGTGATATGCGCAAGGGTCTGCATGAGGCGATGGAAGCCAAGGGCATCCGCATCATTCTTGAGGATGTGATCGAAGAGGTCAGCAAAGACGGCGCTGGCGGTTTCATGGCGCGCACCAAGCAGGGCGCGTCCGTTCATGTCGGTCTGGTCATGCTCGCACTCGGTCGCGATCCCAACACCAAGGGTCTCGGGTTGGAGAATGCAGGCGTAAAGACCAATGCCAAGGGCGCTATCATCGTCGATGAATATTCGCGCACCAACGTCCCGAATATCTACGCTCTGGGCGACGTCACCGACCGGGTACAGTTGACGCCCGTCGCCATCCACGAGGCGATGTGCTTCATCGAAACCGAGTTCAAGAACAATCCGACGAAGCCGGATCATCACCTGATCGCCACGGCTGTCTTCTCCCAGCCGGAAATCGGCACCGTCGGTCTTTCCGAAGAGCAGGCGGCGGCGAAGTTCGAGGAAGTCGAAGTCTACCGCGCACAGTTCCGCCCAATGAAGGCGACGCTTTCGGGCCGCAGCGAGAAGACGATCATGAAGCTGCTCGTCAATGCGGCAGACCGCAAGGTCGTCGGCGCGCATATTCTCGGCCACGAGGCGGGCGAGATGGCCCAGCTTC
This window contains:
- a CDS encoding LysE family translocator: MPIENWLAFVAASAIMLAIPGPTILLVISYALGHGRKASSATVAGVALGDFTAMTASMLGLGALLAASASLFTVLKWVGAAYLIYLGIKLWRAPVASAAAGEGDVTARERPLKIFLHTYIVTALNPKSIVFFVAFLPQFLVPTLPFWPQVVIFEVTFLVLATCNAALYGLLASAARNTIRKPNVQLLVNRTGGSLLIGAGLLAAGWRKAAT
- a CDS encoding EamA family transporter; the protein is MSVPHILLALITVFLWGFNFVVIKVGVMDMPPLFLTALRYLFAAVPLIFFLKKPQVPWKHMIVYGMVMGCAQFGLLYTAIKWGLPAGLASLVMQSQAFFTMALAVTLLGEIPLKSHIAGAAVAFGGLAVIGLERLDITALVPLLMCIGAAFSWAIGNIVNRKVGRVNAISFVAWTSLVPVLPLVLLSLVLEGPQAISDGLANANMLTAMVVIYMAYGATIFGAGIWSFLLLRYPAGTVAPFSLLVPIVGFLGAYFAFAEHITLLEIIGSALVVAGLALNVFGRRLSFGRKRSSAA
- a CDS encoding ATP-binding protein, coding for MQVGIDMGTLSGGQAAKLDIEELLATRLLVQGNSGSGKSHLLRRLLEQSAQWVQQVIIDPEGDFVTLADKFGHIVVDGERTEAELAGIANRIRQHRVSCVLTLEGLDIEQQMRAAAAFLNGMFDADREYWYPVLVVVDEAQMFAPSVGGEVTEDARKASLGAMTNLMCRGRKRGLAGVIATQRLAKLAKNVAAEASNFLMGRTFLDIDMARAADLLGMDRRQAEMFRDLQRGNFVALGPALSRRPLPIVIGKVETSARSSSPKLMPLPDAPQDVEDLIFTPDPEEFNRPMVRRTPPAPRPTTDILAELSRSTPAAVSPASDQPQRSSQQDMTPEEREEKIATVLSEILDDPQSAYRTDAVLYQDFLVRARMRRIPGTPMSLSDFRRQIAITRSGVDVEMAASENWEKALELSKNVSDDLQGVFLLLVKAALAEEPCPSDARIARAYGTHSARRARRLLGYFEEKELVVVHADFSGKRIVAFPDLDAKTAPGDADAADGDVSLAAE
- a CDS encoding IS4 family transposase, giving the protein MRHQNSVFHQIQKHVPWQVFEGLVDKYKGDHRVRRFSMKDQLLALLFAQLSGAQSLREIEAGLSSHRNQLYHLGAHGVARSTLADANATRPADVFADLFSHMAAAASRRTRRHIRDAVRLLDATRVAVSSMSNGWADMVSGRRAAKLHVAYDPNGDIPMAMTMTGQRTNDIVPAKAMPIEPGMTYVFDLAYYDFAWWAALDRAGCRFVTRLKTNTHLQAATEQPPSESDHILCDRIGLLAQRMARSRRNPFSEPLREIAVRIDTGRTIRLVTNDLDAPAEEIAELYKQRWQIELFFKWVKQNLRIRHFFGASENAVRIQTYVALIAYLVLRMAQACQSAITQPLTFTPLVRLNLMHKRRSDQLLKPPTQPSKSPNQMVLMWD
- a CDS encoding TerC family protein, whose product is MDFLFTDFLGTATWMWAVFIILVLGLLALDLGVLHKNSKEIGIRESLLMSAFYIVIGLAFGGWIWYQSGQQPAMEYVTGFVVEKSLAMDNIFIIAMIFSYFAIPRQYQHRVLLWGILGVIVLRGIMIAAGAAIVENFEWVLYLFAAFLVFTGVKMLFSADHEEQDIGKNPILKFLRTRLPVTDRLYEERFFIKKHDEKTGKLKTFVTPLFLALIMVEIADLIFAVDSIPAIFAITTDPFIVYTSNIFAILGLRALYFALAALIHRFAYLKYALAAVLVFVGSKIFLADMLGIAKIPPSISLGITLAILVTGVVGSLFATRNEKKVIDEV
- the rpsD gene encoding 30S ribosomal protein S4 encodes the protein MSKRESSKYKIDRRMGENIWGRPKSPVNRREYGPGQHGQRRKGKLSDFGTQLRAKQKLKGYYGEIREKQFRATYDEANRRKGDTSENLIGLLESRLDAIVYRAKFVPTVFAARQFINHGHVTVNGVRVNIGSYRCKVGDVIEVRQKSKQLAIVLEAVALAERDVPDYIEVDHNKMVATFARVPALSDVPYAVIMEPHLVVEFYSR
- a CDS encoding HAD family hydrolase, with the translated sequence MTSPLVIFDLDGTLIDTAPDLIDSLNYTIATADLEPVTFNDLTHLVGQGARVMIKRAFALRNRELPEAEIEPLYERFIAHYIEHMPGESTPYPGLTEALDRLDAAGFTLAVCTNKTTVLAIPLLEKLGLKDRFKAITCGDTFEWRKPDGRHILGTIEKAGGDASRSVMVGDSVNDILAAKNANVPSIGVTFGYTDVPMAELEPSVVIDSFDALDAALVERLLAQRAAAA
- the rpiA gene encoding ribose-5-phosphate isomerase RpiA; the protein is MDARQMKIKAAEAALSYVEDGMRLGIGTGSTAEEFVRLLAEKVSNGLRVQGVPTSERTARLCVELGVPLKSLDELPELDLTIDGADEVDHALRLVKGGGGALLREKIVAAASSRMIVIADQTKVVEVLGAFPLPIEINAFGLSATRIAIEKLASRMGLSGELKLRSSEDGPFKTDGGHLIFDASFGRIPDAEALARELNTIPGVVEHGLFINLASLAIIAGPDGARVMQA
- a CDS encoding DUF2059 domain-containing protein — encoded protein: MIKLAGLGKAAAASILISGFVFGTAARAQEISAEHIAAAKQAIAALGVTDRFDNILPGLAERLKGELIQASPNVQDAITATVDAKALELAPRRADLEREAALTYARAFSVEELKAISAFYGSETGKKLLKDGPIATRELMKAADIWAAGINRDLNASSMTELQKVAGADLQPLPANESGVGGAPAAPAPKP
- the gor gene encoding glutathione-disulfide reductase; translated protein: MASFDCDLFVIGGGSGGVRSARVAASLGKRVGIAEEYRYGGTCVIRGCVPKKLFVYASQYPEHFEDAAGFGWNVGASTFNWKKLISAKDKEIERLEGLYRKGLENAKADIFDSRAELIDSHTVKLVKTGQTVTAERIVIAVGGTPNEHASLPGHELTISSNEAFHLDELPKSILIAGGGYIAVEFANIFHGLGVETTLIYRGKEILNGFDGDMRKGLHEAMEAKGIRIILEDVIEEVSKDGAGGFMARTKQGASVHVGLVMLALGRDPNTKGLGLENAGVKTNAKGAIIVDEYSRTNVPNIYALGDVTDRVQLTPVAIHEAMCFIETEFKNNPTKPDHHLIATAVFSQPEIGTVGLSEEQAAAKFEEVEVYRAQFRPMKATLSGRSEKTIMKLLVNAADRKVVGAHILGHEAGEMAQLLGITLKAGCTKDDFDATMAVHPTAAEELVTMYSPSYRIKNGERV